From the Cohaesibacter sp. ES.047 genome, one window contains:
- a CDS encoding methyl-accepting chemotaxis protein: MLKRLTDLKFSFKVGGGFAVMMVLTALVGIVGILAIVNSKTQSTINEESIAVLDVLQDVSSKREGYLSKNTAENADLVLAGISSLDGRLQELSVSLADQAGATEKLAQARQSVGGLENQFNAMTVLMDQQHKRSQHLLNSVAQLVSGTEIITKQLEEMKSEAQLVAQKASQDSVQAESIVRIVTEIKDEAISLERNLAKEKDSKDQYKWKSFAVKADLLAKMGDNASKIELSRLDSSLLTILSERAASLRQILTEVSDNLNNYSEKAVEQRNSVGRFASALASVSNSIRRTVYKVLDETRAEAKTQNDKLNFINRLTGRAAVVYTGALDTKAVSLEFFSSDNNLTKPDILAKIDGFRKSGQVLKTSSGSLPEVKKISEAILLEIDDYETEFVRMAEGAKKAEVQRAQLIALSGKVQTIINALVQEQSHLAMTAADTMMVSIGLAVLIALLIGATFAVVITLAVTRPIGSLTDVMTTLAGGNLDVDIKGAERKDEIGNMSRAVQVFRDNASERMQLEKANKAEEAKQRERQSRIESMIASFETRMQTLLSGVSQTASTMEGTATSLTDIANQSADQAQNTAVASQNALDSVQSVSGAAEELASSINEIGQQVQRTEAIVRNARSSSEETNEKVTALANAASKIGEVVNLIQDIAEQTNLLALNATIEAARAGDAGKGFAVVAAEVKNLANQTSKATEEIGSQISAIQGSTDAAVSSIAAIVSTMEEADSYTTAISSAVTQQNAATGEISGNVQTAASGTLSVQNNMESLSQAVELTRTSSGEVLDASVSLGQKTQQLQQEISAFLRDVSAA; this comes from the coding sequence ATGCTCAAAAGACTCACAGATTTGAAATTTTCGTTCAAGGTTGGCGGCGGTTTTGCTGTCATGATGGTTCTGACCGCTTTGGTCGGGATTGTTGGAATATTGGCGATTGTCAATTCCAAGACACAGTCTACGATCAACGAAGAATCCATCGCAGTGCTCGATGTCCTGCAAGATGTCTCGAGCAAGCGTGAGGGCTACCTTTCCAAAAACACGGCAGAAAATGCAGACCTCGTTCTCGCAGGGATCTCATCTCTTGATGGTCGACTTCAGGAGCTTTCCGTCTCGCTTGCCGATCAGGCAGGGGCGACCGAGAAATTGGCGCAGGCGCGTCAGTCTGTGGGCGGTCTGGAAAACCAATTCAATGCCATGACAGTTCTGATGGATCAGCAACACAAACGCTCACAGCATTTGCTGAACAGCGTCGCTCAGTTGGTGAGTGGCACTGAGATCATCACGAAGCAGCTTGAAGAAATGAAGAGCGAAGCTCAGCTTGTTGCTCAAAAAGCGAGTCAGGACAGTGTCCAGGCTGAAAGCATCGTTCGCATCGTCACCGAAATCAAGGACGAGGCGATCTCACTTGAGCGCAATCTGGCCAAGGAAAAAGATTCCAAGGATCAATACAAGTGGAAGAGCTTTGCGGTTAAGGCCGATTTGCTTGCGAAAATGGGTGATAATGCCAGCAAGATAGAACTATCGAGACTTGATTCCTCCCTCCTTACGATCCTGTCCGAACGGGCAGCCAGCTTGCGTCAGATTCTGACCGAAGTATCTGATAATCTCAACAATTATTCAGAGAAGGCCGTTGAGCAGCGCAACAGTGTTGGTCGCTTTGCTTCTGCGCTTGCTTCCGTGTCTAACTCCATTCGCCGTACGGTTTACAAGGTGCTTGACGAGACACGAGCCGAAGCGAAAACTCAAAATGATAAGTTGAATTTTATCAACAGGTTGACGGGTAGAGCAGCCGTTGTCTACACAGGCGCGCTCGATACCAAGGCTGTGTCTTTGGAATTCTTCTCCAGTGATAACAATCTGACCAAACCTGATATTTTGGCGAAGATCGATGGCTTCCGCAAGTCGGGTCAAGTGCTGAAAACGAGTTCGGGCTCTTTGCCGGAAGTCAAAAAGATTTCTGAAGCGATCTTGCTGGAAATCGATGATTACGAGACCGAATTTGTTCGAATGGCCGAAGGGGCGAAAAAGGCCGAGGTCCAGCGGGCACAGCTGATTGCCCTTTCCGGAAAAGTTCAAACCATCATCAACGCGCTGGTTCAGGAGCAGTCCCATCTGGCCATGACCGCTGCGGATACCATGATGGTGTCCATCGGGCTGGCTGTGCTGATTGCTCTGTTGATTGGAGCCACGTTCGCCGTGGTGATCACTCTTGCGGTGACGCGTCCGATCGGGTCTTTGACCGATGTGATGACGACCCTTGCTGGTGGCAACCTTGATGTGGACATCAAGGGAGCGGAGCGTAAGGACGAAATCGGCAATATGAGCCGGGCCGTTCAGGTGTTCCGCGACAATGCCAGCGAGCGGATGCAACTGGAAAAGGCCAACAAGGCAGAAGAAGCCAAGCAGCGTGAACGGCAGAGCCGGATCGAGAGCATGATCGCTTCGTTCGAAACCCGCATGCAGACCCTCTTGTCTGGTGTCAGCCAAACCGCCAGCACGATGGAGGGCACGGCGACGTCGCTCACCGATATCGCCAACCAGAGCGCAGATCAGGCTCAGAACACCGCTGTGGCCAGCCAGAACGCTCTGGATAGTGTGCAGAGTGTGTCCGGCGCAGCTGAAGAGCTTGCCTCTTCCATCAATGAGATTGGTCAGCAAGTGCAGCGGACCGAGGCCATCGTGCGCAATGCCCGGTCCTCAAGCGAAGAGACCAACGAGAAAGTGACCGCTCTGGCCAATGCTGCCAGCAAGATCGGCGAAGTCGTCAATCTTATTCAGGATATTGCCGAACAGACAAACCTGCTGGCGCTCAATGCCACGATAGAGGCAGCGCGTGCAGGGGATGCAGGTAAAGGCTTTGCGGTTGTTGCAGCAGAAGTGAAAAACCTTGCTAACCAGACCTCGAAAGCAACCGAGGAAATCGGCAGTCAGATTTCCGCTATTCAGGGGTCTACAGACGCCGCCGTTTCGTCCATCGCCGCGATTGTGTCCACCATGGAAGAGGCCGATTCCTACACGACGGCGATTTCTTCGGCGGTTACTCAGCAGAATGCGGCAACCGGCGAAATCTCCGGCAACGTGCAGACCGCAGCTTCCGGGACGCTTTCGGTGCAGAACAACATGGAGAGCCTGTCTCAAGCCGTCGAGCTGACCCGCACGTCTTCGGGCGAGGTTCTGGATGCCTCCGTCAGCCTTGGGCAGAAAACCCAGCAGCTTCAGCAGGAAATTTCTGCCTTCCTTCGGGATGTCTCTGCAGCCTGA
- a CDS encoding sulfite oxidase heme-binding subunit YedZ — MAIINSPYFIWLLMTLPALPMLYGAFTGASLHRLLHPTGEFSARFLILCLMLTPLRLLFPKSSFVMWLMRRRRYIGIAAFGYALLHTLYYVIDLSSLSKLVTDLTDFGILTGWIAFVIFVPLAMTSNDISIRKFGPRKWKTIQRMTYIAAIATLAHWLLEARDAGGAIVHFAPLVLLELYRLWHNFRSTPKSGSRQMRPTA; from the coding sequence ATGGCCATCATCAATTCTCCCTATTTCATCTGGCTTTTGATGACCCTTCCAGCGCTTCCCATGCTCTATGGCGCATTCACCGGTGCAAGCCTTCATCGCCTGCTGCATCCGACAGGTGAATTCTCCGCACGCTTCCTCATCCTGTGCCTGATGCTGACGCCGTTGCGCCTGCTGTTTCCCAAATCAAGCTTCGTTATGTGGCTCATGCGTCGCCGCCGCTATATTGGCATAGCAGCCTTTGGCTATGCGCTGCTGCACACACTCTATTATGTGATCGATCTCTCCAGCCTGTCGAAGCTGGTTACTGACCTGACGGATTTTGGCATTCTCACCGGCTGGATCGCCTTTGTCATCTTTGTCCCGCTCGCCATGACCTCAAATGATATTTCGATCCGCAAATTCGGCCCAAGGAAATGGAAAACCATCCAGCGCATGACCTATATCGCAGCAATTGCAACGCTCGCACACTGGCTGCTCGAAGCCCGCGACGCAGGAGGTGCCATTGTCCATTTTGCCCCGCTCGTCCTGCTTGAACTCTACCGGCTGTGGCACAATTTCCGTTCTACACCCAAAAGCGGATCGCGACAGATGCGCCCGACAGCGTGA
- a CDS encoding CRTAC1 family protein produces the protein MKSFLSRMMAPLMLVGAVPALAMEPPHMVEVTDTSGIDHRYTGGWEFFVGGGVAVFDCNGDHYPELFLAGGADPATLYLNRSSMGGAIHFEKQAVGPLSLKSVSGAYPLDIDGDGILDLAVLRVGENKLFRGKGGCTFEEANEAWRFDGGKAWSTAFAAMWEEGNSLPTLAIGNYVDRDQPGSPFGTCHKTDFYRPTKDGGYRHEILEPGYCALSVMFTDWDRSGKPDLRIANDRQYYRGGHEQLWKIRQGDAPSEYRSGDGWRRLRIWGMGIAATDLTGDGRPDYYVTSMADNKLQVLASRDGAPDFDDLAFDRGITAHRPFVGDNVNPSTSWHAQFDDINNDSFVDLFVTKGNVEAMTDFAMKDPNSLFLGAPDGSFAEAADKAGMLSFDRGRGGSLVDLNMDGLLDAVVVNREKPAQIWLNQGQHETGDETSAPMGNWVELQIRQDGPNRNAVGAFVEVRIADRTQSREITVGGGHAGGKAGWHHFGIGVAERAVVRVQWPDGEWGPWIRLFANQHARITRGQSTADVWLPAERAKAD, from the coding sequence ATGAAATCCTTTTTGAGCCGGATGATGGCACCTCTCATGCTTGTTGGTGCGGTGCCCGCCTTGGCGATGGAGCCGCCGCATATGGTCGAGGTGACGGATACAAGCGGCATTGATCATCGCTACACGGGCGGATGGGAGTTTTTTGTTGGTGGCGGCGTTGCGGTTTTCGATTGCAATGGCGATCATTATCCCGAGCTTTTTCTTGCCGGGGGGGCTGATCCGGCCACGCTTTATCTCAATCGCAGCAGCATGGGCGGGGCGATCCACTTTGAAAAACAGGCCGTGGGTCCGTTGTCGCTCAAATCGGTGAGTGGGGCCTATCCGCTGGATATTGATGGCGACGGGATTCTTGATCTTGCTGTCTTGCGGGTCGGAGAGAACAAGCTCTTTCGCGGCAAGGGTGGATGCACCTTTGAAGAAGCAAATGAGGCATGGCGTTTTGATGGCGGCAAGGCATGGTCGACCGCCTTTGCGGCCATGTGGGAGGAGGGCAACAGCCTGCCGACCCTTGCGATTGGCAATTATGTGGATCGGGATCAGCCCGGCTCGCCGTTCGGGACATGTCATAAGACCGACTTCTATCGGCCCACCAAGGATGGTGGCTATCGCCATGAAATCCTAGAGCCGGGCTATTGTGCCTTGTCTGTGATGTTCACCGATTGGGACCGGTCTGGAAAGCCTGATCTGAGGATCGCCAATGACCGGCAGTATTATCGCGGCGGGCATGAACAGCTTTGGAAGATACGCCAAGGAGACGCGCCATCGGAGTATCGCTCAGGGGATGGCTGGCGGCGTCTGCGTATCTGGGGCATGGGGATTGCCGCAACGGACCTCACCGGCGACGGAAGGCCGGATTATTATGTCACCTCGATGGCAGACAACAAGCTGCAGGTGCTTGCTTCCAGAGACGGAGCGCCCGATTTTGATGATCTGGCGTTTGATCGCGGCATCACCGCCCACCGGCCTTTCGTGGGGGACAATGTGAATCCCTCCACCTCATGGCATGCGCAGTTTGATGACATCAACAATGACAGCTTTGTCGATCTGTTTGTGACCAAGGGCAATGTCGAAGCGATGACCGATTTTGCCATGAAAGACCCCAACAGTCTGTTCTTGGGCGCTCCGGACGGCAGTTTTGCAGAAGCTGCCGACAAGGCTGGCATGCTCAGTTTTGATCGGGGGCGGGGCGGCTCGCTCGTTGATCTCAATATGGATGGATTGCTCGATGCGGTCGTGGTGAACCGGGAGAAGCCGGCTCAAATCTGGCTCAATCAGGGACAGCATGAGACGGGCGACGAGACATCAGCCCCGATGGGCAACTGGGTCGAATTGCAGATCCGGCAGGATGGCCCAAACCGCAATGCGGTTGGGGCTTTTGTTGAGGTGCGCATTGCGGACCGAACGCAGAGCCGCGAGATCACCGTCGGTGGCGGCCATGCGGGCGGCAAGGCTGGCTGGCATCATTTCGGTATTGGCGTTGCCGAACGGGCGGTGGTGCGGGTGCAATGGCCGGATGGGGAATGGGGGCCATGGATCCGCCTGTTTGCCAACCAGCATGCCCGGATCACGCGGGGGCAGTCGACCGCTGATGTCTGGCTGCCCGCGGAGCGCGCCAAGGCCGACTGA
- a CDS encoding di-heme oxidoredictase family protein, which produces MEARVFGALVGAAVMLLPARPMAAEPVVGDERAVPQHLDLEALAALEREEILRHGRLLFDAKFTSLEGAGRPAATQAEVPVKRRPGRVPSMIRTSGPESNACNGCHNQPNSGGSGEFVVNAFTSEGVSDFEFDTLEAQFSNERGTPHLHGSGLVELIAREMSDDLHALRRKAVDEARAKGEAITVQLITKGVDFGALTVEPDGFVNIEEIDGIDHDLIVRPFSQKGVFTSLRQFSINAMNTHHGMQSNERFGMQWTGTDDFDEDGHAGEITSADLSALVLFQATLPTPGQTMPQAPVLQEAAKDGEGLFDQVACSQCHVKALPLTSLSFTEPGPYNRAGNLRVSDQMGKAFSFELSSKGLEKNEDGDWMVPVFTDFKRHVIADAEKPHFGNERLSQRFIANDQFLTARLWGVGSTAPYGHRGDVTTLREAILHHGGDARDSRLAYEALSDLDQRKIVEFLKSLTLSKEMQP; this is translated from the coding sequence ATGGAAGCCCGAGTTTTCGGCGCTCTTGTGGGCGCTGCTGTCATGCTGTTGCCCGCTCGGCCGATGGCGGCTGAGCCGGTGGTCGGTGATGAACGAGCCGTGCCGCAACACCTCGATCTGGAGGCTCTTGCCGCGCTTGAGCGCGAGGAGATCCTTCGGCACGGGCGGTTACTGTTCGATGCCAAATTCACATCGCTTGAAGGGGCCGGACGGCCAGCAGCGACGCAGGCCGAAGTGCCGGTCAAGCGGCGCCCGGGCCGGGTGCCGTCGATGATCCGCACCTCGGGGCCGGAGTCCAACGCTTGCAACGGTTGTCATAATCAGCCCAACTCCGGCGGATCGGGCGAGTTTGTTGTCAATGCTTTCACCTCCGAGGGCGTTTCTGACTTTGAATTCGACACCCTTGAAGCGCAATTCTCCAACGAGCGCGGCACGCCGCACCTGCATGGCTCGGGGCTCGTTGAGCTCATCGCGCGGGAGATGAGCGACGATTTGCATGCGCTGCGGCGCAAGGCTGTCGACGAGGCGCGGGCAAAGGGCGAGGCGATCACGGTCCAGCTCATCACCAAGGGCGTTGATTTCGGGGCCCTGACGGTGGAACCGGACGGGTTTGTCAACATTGAAGAGATCGACGGGATTGATCATGATCTCATTGTCCGTCCCTTCAGCCAGAAGGGGGTCTTCACCTCTTTGCGGCAGTTTTCAATCAATGCGATGAACACCCATCACGGCATGCAGAGCAATGAGCGCTTCGGCATGCAGTGGACCGGGACGGATGATTTTGATGAAGACGGACATGCGGGAGAAATTACCTCTGCAGACCTTTCCGCTCTGGTGCTGTTTCAGGCCACATTGCCGACACCGGGTCAGACCATGCCTCAAGCCCCTGTGCTTCAAGAGGCCGCAAAGGACGGGGAAGGATTGTTCGATCAGGTCGCCTGCTCCCAATGTCACGTCAAAGCCCTGCCTCTCACGTCGCTCAGCTTCACCGAACCGGGGCCCTACAATCGGGCGGGCAATCTCCGTGTCTCTGACCAGATGGGTAAGGCTTTCTCCTTTGAGCTTTCGTCCAAGGGCCTCGAAAAGAACGAAGATGGTGACTGGATGGTGCCGGTCTTTACCGACTTCAAACGCCATGTCATTGCCGATGCGGAAAAGCCCCATTTTGGCAACGAGCGGCTGTCGCAGCGCTTCATCGCCAATGACCAGTTTCTGACGGCGCGCCTTTGGGGTGTCGGGAGCACCGCGCCTTATGGGCATCGCGGGGACGTGACCACTTTGCGCGAGGCCATCCTGCATCATGGTGGCGACGCCAGAGACTCTCGCCTCGCCTATGAAGCCCTCAGCGATCTCGACCAGCGCAAGATTGTCGAGTTCCTGAAATCGCTCACCTTGAGCAAGGAGATGCAGCCATGA
- a CDS encoding acyl-[ACP]--phospholipid O-acyltransferase encodes MRRHMMISKRFAPLFWTQYFSAFNDNFLRYSLIFLIIATLPAQQGASLVSLSGAVFMLPFLLLSALGGELADKHDKGRMAEKLKLAEIGAAIVAVIGIALGSIWISMAALFLFGVVSALFGPIKYGILPDHLPRRELPAANGWVEGATFVAILTGTVAAGVVANDGVDAIIFGPLMLLLAVGCWLFSRQIPDTGAGDPDLVINRNILGSTWALLKELKADKRLWRASLIVSWFWLLGAVLTALVPTFISQIMGGSPQVVTVYSLVFAVSVAVGSGIAAWLCAGRVVLLPAPLGAAIVAYFSLQLTWNLSNIKAPIEAVGVADFFSHLVAIRVAIDLAGLAVAGALMVVPSFTAVQTWARKDHRARVIAAVNILNSAFIFASGALLALVQSQGVEIETILLVLSAANVVAAWLMIRYLPTHPMWDLVNILFRTFSRLEVEGRENLEKAGKAPILAFNHVSFLDGPLAMAIAEAEPVFAIDARTAKSWWMHPFLRFCKYLVLEPSQPVAVQSLMKAIQSGSPIVLFPENRVTDTGGLMKVYDVAAMAADMTGAKVVPIRIDGLERSYSSRMGSRQVRRTLFPKVRVTILEPQTLNVRKELKGRKRRMAAGAELQHMMGELVYRTTNVDRTVVSKVIKVGRNLGMRRIAVEDPFAGRLSYGKMLTGVRVLGARFAADFTDEDRVGVMMPTSNGAILVILAMMSAGKVPALLNFTSGVSSLLAACEATQLTVVLTSRAFVEQAKLETVIEALEDKVRFVYVEDIRAGLSFGDKVAGLWRRKKPVVERQADDPAVVLFTSGSEGVPKGVVLTHRNLLANAAQAGASIDLTMDDRVFNLLPVFHCFGLTAGTILPLVRGMPIYFYPSPLHYRVIPELIYGSNATILFGTDTFLNGYARTAHPFDFRSIRYCVAGAEPVKASTRHTFVNRFGLRILEGYGVTECSPVLSLNTPMFSKVGSVGKALPGIETRLEAVPGVKEGGRLLVRGANVMAGYLRVENPGVLEPPKDGWHDTGDIVTIDEDGYITIIGRAKRFAEIAGEKVSLAAIERLADELWPDSTSATAILPDPKRGERIVMMTDNVDADRTQFAAYVRKTGGMDFMVPSEIVIQDVPVLGTGKVDYVSVQKMMDLRALGGADAKS; translated from the coding sequence ATGCGCCGTCACATGATGATTTCCAAGCGGTTCGCGCCTTTGTTCTGGACGCAGTATTTTTCTGCGTTCAACGACAATTTCCTGCGCTACTCGCTGATTTTTCTCATTATTGCAACCTTGCCTGCCCAGCAGGGTGCCTCGCTGGTATCCCTTTCTGGCGCAGTCTTCATGCTGCCGTTTCTGCTGTTGTCTGCCCTTGGCGGCGAACTGGCTGATAAACATGACAAGGGGCGGATGGCCGAGAAGCTCAAGCTTGCCGAGATCGGTGCTGCCATCGTCGCGGTTATCGGCATTGCTCTTGGGTCCATCTGGATTTCCATGGCGGCGCTGTTTCTGTTCGGCGTCGTGTCCGCGCTGTTCGGGCCGATCAAGTATGGCATTCTGCCCGATCATCTGCCGCGGCGGGAGCTGCCCGCGGCCAATGGCTGGGTTGAAGGAGCGACCTTCGTTGCCATCCTGACCGGCACGGTGGCCGCCGGTGTCGTGGCCAATGATGGGGTCGATGCGATCATCTTTGGTCCGCTCATGCTGCTTCTTGCGGTTGGTTGCTGGCTGTTCAGTCGCCAGATCCCTGACACCGGGGCGGGGGATCCGGATCTGGTTATTAATCGCAACATTCTTGGGTCCACATGGGCCTTGCTGAAGGAGCTGAAGGCAGACAAGCGCCTGTGGCGCGCCAGTCTCATCGTGTCATGGTTCTGGTTGCTCGGCGCGGTTCTGACCGCTTTGGTACCGACCTTTATCAGCCAGATCATGGGTGGCAGTCCGCAGGTCGTGACGGTCTATTCTCTGGTGTTTGCGGTCTCGGTTGCGGTTGGATCCGGTATTGCGGCCTGGCTGTGTGCTGGCCGGGTGGTTCTTCTGCCTGCTCCGCTTGGGGCTGCCATTGTTGCCTATTTTTCGCTACAACTGACGTGGAACCTGTCCAACATCAAGGCGCCGATTGAAGCGGTGGGCGTTGCTGATTTCTTCTCTCATCTGGTGGCGATCCGGGTGGCCATCGATCTTGCCGGGCTTGCCGTTGCCGGAGCCCTGATGGTGGTGCCATCCTTCACCGCGGTTCAGACTTGGGCGCGCAAGGATCACCGGGCCCGTGTGATCGCGGCGGTCAATATTCTCAATTCGGCCTTCATCTTTGCATCGGGTGCCCTTCTGGCTCTGGTGCAGTCACAAGGGGTCGAGATCGAGACAATCCTGTTGGTGCTCAGCGCAGCGAACGTCGTGGCGGCCTGGTTGATGATCCGCTATCTGCCCACGCATCCCATGTGGGATCTGGTCAATATCCTGTTTCGTACCTTCAGCCGTCTTGAAGTTGAGGGGCGGGAGAATCTGGAGAAGGCCGGAAAGGCTCCGATACTCGCGTTCAATCATGTGAGCTTTCTGGATGGGCCGCTCGCCATGGCCATCGCCGAGGCAGAGCCGGTGTTTGCGATTGATGCGCGCACGGCAAAATCATGGTGGATGCATCCGTTTCTGCGCTTTTGCAAATATCTGGTGCTCGAGCCGTCCCAACCCGTGGCGGTTCAATCACTGATGAAGGCCATTCAGAGTGGCAGTCCGATCGTGTTGTTTCCCGAAAACCGGGTGACCGATACGGGCGGTCTGATGAAGGTCTATGACGTTGCCGCCATGGCGGCTGACATGACGGGGGCCAAGGTGGTGCCGATCCGCATCGATGGTCTTGAGCGAAGCTATTCCTCCCGGATGGGGTCACGGCAGGTTAGGCGCACATTGTTCCCCAAGGTACGCGTAACCATCCTTGAGCCGCAGACGCTCAATGTGCGCAAAGAGCTCAAGGGGCGCAAACGGCGCATGGCGGCGGGTGCCGAGCTGCAGCACATGATGGGTGAACTGGTTTATCGGACCACCAATGTCGACAGGACTGTCGTGTCCAAGGTGATCAAGGTGGGGCGTAATCTGGGAATGCGCCGGATAGCGGTGGAAGATCCATTTGCCGGACGTCTGAGCTACGGCAAGATGCTAACTGGAGTGCGGGTGCTTGGCGCACGGTTTGCTGCTGACTTTACCGATGAGGACCGGGTCGGGGTGATGATGCCCACGTCCAACGGTGCGATTCTTGTCATTCTTGCCATGATGTCGGCGGGCAAGGTGCCGGCATTGCTCAACTTCACAAGCGGTGTGAGCAGCTTGCTTGCAGCTTGCGAGGCAACGCAACTCACTGTGGTTCTGACCTCCCGGGCCTTTGTCGAGCAGGCAAAGCTTGAGACCGTCATTGAAGCGCTCGAGGACAAGGTACGGTTTGTCTATGTCGAGGACATTCGCGCCGGTCTGTCGTTTGGTGACAAGGTGGCGGGCCTGTGGCGGCGCAAAAAGCCGGTTGTGGAGCGGCAGGCCGATGATCCGGCTGTCGTGCTGTTCACATCCGGGTCTGAAGGGGTGCCAAAGGGGGTGGTGCTGACGCACCGGAACCTTCTCGCCAATGCGGCACAAGCCGGAGCGAGCATCGATCTGACCATGGATGACAGGGTGTTCAATCTGTTGCCGGTGTTCCACTGCTTTGGGTTGACTGCAGGGACAATCCTGCCGCTTGTTCGGGGCATGCCGATCTATTTCTATCCCTCGCCGCTGCATTATCGGGTGATACCAGAGCTGATCTACGGCTCCAATGCGACCATTCTTTTCGGCACGGATACCTTTCTGAATGGCTATGCGCGCACGGCCCATCCCTTTGATTTTCGCTCTATACGCTATTGCGTCGCCGGGGCCGAACCAGTGAAAGCCTCGACGCGTCACACCTTTGTCAATCGCTTCGGTCTGCGCATCCTCGAAGGCTATGGTGTTACGGAATGCTCGCCGGTGCTCTCGCTCAATACACCGATGTTCAGCAAGGTCGGATCGGTCGGCAAGGCACTGCCCGGTATCGAAACGCGCCTTGAAGCCGTGCCGGGCGTGAAGGAAGGCGGGCGGCTGCTCGTCAGGGGTGCCAATGTGATGGCGGGCTATTTGCGCGTCGAAAATCCCGGTGTGTTGGAACCGCCCAAGGATGGCTGGCATGATACGGGCGACATCGTCACGATTGATGAGGATGGCTACATTACGATCATCGGTCGAGCCAAGCGGTTTGCCGAAATTGCCGGTGAGAAGGTCTCTCTTGCTGCCATCGAACGTCTGGCAGATGAATTGTGGCCCGATTCCACTTCGGCGACCGCCATCTTGCCCGATCCCAAGCGGGGCGAGCGGATTGTCATGATGACCGACAATGTCGATGCCGACCGGACCCAGTTTGCAGCCTATGTGCGCAAGACGGGCGGCATGGATTTCATGGTTCCATCCGAAATCGTCATTCAGGATGTTCCGGTTCTGGGAACGGGCAAGGTAGACTATGTTTCGGTTCAGAAGATGATGGATCTCAGGGCGCTTGGCGGAGCTGACGCCAAATCATGA
- a CDS encoding aldose epimerase family protein, producing the protein MSKERFGEMPDGTPIDCITISGGGLTAKVLTYGAIIQDLRLEGHDKALVLGYETLEPYLTDSPYFGATVGRVGNRIRDGHLEIDGKTYQLDINFVGKHTLHGGTVGMSQKVWRVEWIKPDAVQLSVELPDGEMGFPGTLSIVQTYSLKEGGVLDLDLTAHTDKTTVCNLAHHSYFNLDGSATIHDHVLQVNGDRYTVSDEECIPSGEIASLDGHPLDFRKPKRVGDVIAITSIIDNNICCEEGAGTLRKLAALSSPKSGVSVEVMSTEPGLQIYDGIHIKTDVPGLDGFKMGTNAAFCMEPQIWPDAVHHANFPQPILRPGETYHQHTQYVFSKA; encoded by the coding sequence ATGTCTAAAGAACGGTTCGGTGAAATGCCGGATGGTACACCGATTGATTGTATCACGATTTCCGGGGGCGGATTGACAGCGAAGGTCCTGACCTATGGAGCGATCATTCAGGACTTGCGCCTTGAGGGTCACGACAAGGCGCTGGTGCTGGGATATGAGACCCTTGAGCCGTATCTGACCGATTCCCCCTATTTCGGGGCCACAGTCGGACGCGTCGGGAACCGCATCCGTGATGGTCATCTGGAAATCGACGGCAAGACCTATCAGCTTGACATCAACTTCGTGGGCAAGCACACCCTGCATGGCGGCACGGTGGGCATGAGCCAGAAGGTCTGGCGTGTCGAATGGATCAAGCCGGATGCCGTCCAGCTCTCGGTTGAACTGCCCGATGGCGAGATGGGCTTCCCGGGAACCCTGTCCATTGTGCAGACCTACAGCCTCAAGGAAGGCGGTGTGCTTGATCTTGATCTGACCGCTCACACCGACAAGACCACGGTGTGCAACCTGGCCCATCACAGCTATTTCAACCTTGATGGCTCTGCGACCATTCACGATCACGTCCTGCAGGTGAACGGGGATCGCTATACGGTTTCGGATGAAGAGTGCATTCCGTCCGGCGAAATTGCGTCGCTTGATGGTCACCCGCTCGACTTCCGCAAGCCCAAGCGCGTTGGTGATGTGATTGCCATCACATCGATCATCGACAACAATATCTGTTGTGAAGAGGGTGCTGGTACGCTGCGTAAGCTGGCCGCTTTGTCGAGCCCGAAATCGGGGGTTTCCGTTGAGGTTATGAGCACCGAGCCGGGGCTTCAGATCTATGACGGCATTCATATCAAGACCGACGTGCCCGGGCTTGACGGGTTCAAGATGGGTACCAACGCGGCCTTTTGCATGGAACCCCAGATCTGGCCGGATGCGGTGCATCACGCCAATTTCCCGCAGCCGATCCTTCGGCCCGGAGAGACCTATCATCAACACACGCAGTACGTCTTCTCCAAGGCCTGA